One Isoptericola dokdonensis DS-3 genomic window, AACAATGTCCGGTATCGATGGAGGACAGCATGACCACCGAGCTCACCCTGAAGAACACCGTCGCCGAGTGGCTCGCCGACCCGGTCGGCGAGCGTCTGCTCACCGAGATGCTGGCCGCGGCCGGCGCCACCCCGAAGGCGCTCACGCCCGCCCGCCGCCTCTCCCTGGGCAAGCTCGTCAAGCTCTCCCGCGGCAAGTTCCCCGCCGAGGCCGCCGAGGCGCTCGTCACCCGCGCCGCCGAGCTCCGTGCCGCCGGCGACACCGTGCCGTCGAGCACCGCCCCGTCGAGCACCGCCCCGTCGAGCACCGCCCCGTCGGACACCGCACAGTCCACGGTCGGGACGACCTCCGCGCCCGAGCCCGCCGAGTGGGTCGAGGAGATCTCCCCGGGCCGTTTCTCCGGCGAGACGGTCGTCGTCACCGGCGCCGCCTCCGGCATCGGCCGCGCCACCGCGTCCCGCGTCGCCCGCGAGGGCGGCCGCGTCGTGGCCGTCGACATGACGCAGGCCGGGCTGGACGAGCTGGCCGCCGACCTCGCCGGCGCACTGCCCGAGGGCGCTGCGGTCGTGCCCGTCGTCGCCGACATCACCGACTCCGCCGCGGTGGCGCGCGTCGTCGGGGCCGCCGGCGAGCGCGTCGACGCCCTGGCGAACGTCGCGGGGATCATGGACCGCTTCGCTCCCGTGCACAGCGTCGACGACGCCACGTGGGAGAAGGTCCTCGCCGTCAACGTGACCGGCACGATGAAGCTCCTGCGCGCCGTCGTGCCCGGCATGCTGGCCGCGGCCGAGGGTCGGGTCGTCAACGTCGCGTCCGAGGCAGGCCTGCGCGGCTCGGCCGCGGGCGCCGCGTACACGGCGTCGAAGCACGCCGTCGTCGGACTCACCAAGAACGCGGCCTACATGTACACGGGCACCGGCGTGCGCGTGAACGCCGTCGCCCCGGGCGGCGTCGCCACCGGCATGCAGCCGCGCGACGTCGACGAGTTCGGGATGGGCCGCGTCCAGGCGGGCATGGGGATCATGGCCGACATCGCGATGCCCGAGCAGCTCGCCGCGTCGATCACGTTCCTGCTGTCGAAGGACTCGACGAACGTCAACGGACAGATCCTGGCTTCCGACGGCGGCTGGTCCGCCGCCTGACCGGACCGCCGGCACCCGCTGCCCCGGCCCGCACCGCCCCTGTCCGGGCGGTGCGGGCCGTGCTGCGTCTCAGGGGACGACGACCGCGTCGTCGGCCCAGGTGTCGGGGCGGCCCACGCGGCGCAGCGGCCGGGCGCACGAGGTCCCGACGACCGTCACGCCGAGCACGGCGGCCAGGACGACGAGGGTGGGACCGATGCCGAGGAGCGCCAGCAGTCCGCTGCCGACCAGCGGCGCCAGCGGCAGCGCGGCCGACACCGACAAGTCCATGACGGACGAGAACCGGCCCTGGAGCTCGGGCGGGGTGATCGCGGCGGCGTAGCCCGCCATGGCGGCGTTGGCGGCGGGCACCAGCAGGACACCGGGCACGAGCGCGGCGACGTACCCGGGCAGCGACTGCGTCGTCGCCATGGCGGCCGCGGCCACCGCGACCATCGCCAGGGCGGCGGGCACGAGCCGGCCGACCCGCACCCGCGCCACGAGCCACGGGGCGAGGACGGCGCCGGCCAGCATCGCCGCGCCGACCGCGGCCGAGAGCAGGCCGATCCGCGGGGCCGGCACGCCCTCCTCCGCGAGGGAGAGGGTCACGGCCACGAGCAGGCCGCTGAGCAGCACGTTGATGAGGGCGAACAGCCCCAGGCAGAGCCGGAACAGCGGCACCGACCAGACGTAGGCCAGCCCTTCGCGCAGGGCCGTCACGGGGTGGGTGCGCCGGGCCGCGGCGGTGTCGCCGTTGAGCGGCTCGCGGACCAGGGCGGCGCACACCGCCGTGACGAGGTGCCCGACGGCGCCGGCGAGCAGCGGCAGGGCGTGAGCGATCCCGTACAGGACTCCGCCGACAGGGCCGGCGACGAGGCTCGCGGCGGCGTCGCGACCCTGGGTGGCGGCGTAGGCCGTGGGGAGCTGCGCGGCAGGGACGACGGCGCGCAGCGCCCCGGCGACCGACGGCTCGACGAACGCGCCGGCCACCGAGGACGCCAGCAGGACGATCGCGAGATGGACGGCAGTGAGGTGTCCGTCCAGGGCGGCCACCCCGGCGCTCCCCCAGGCCAGCGCCGCCACGGTGGCGGTGCCGACGAGGAGCCGCCGGCGGTCGACCCGGTCCGCGACGACGCCGGCCGGGAGCGTGGCGAGCAGT contains:
- a CDS encoding SDR family NAD(P)-dependent oxidoreductase — encoded protein: MTTELTLKNTVAEWLADPVGERLLTEMLAAAGATPKALTPARRLSLGKLVKLSRGKFPAEAAEALVTRAAELRAAGDTVPSSTAPSSTAPSSTAPSDTAQSTVGTTSAPEPAEWVEEISPGRFSGETVVVTGAASGIGRATASRVAREGGRVVAVDMTQAGLDELAADLAGALPEGAAVVPVVADITDSAAVARVVGAAGERVDALANVAGIMDRFAPVHSVDDATWEKVLAVNVTGTMKLLRAVVPGMLAAAEGRVVNVASEAGLRGSAAGAAYTASKHAVVGLTKNAAYMYTGTGVRVNAVAPGGVATGMQPRDVDEFGMGRVQAGMGIMADIAMPEQLAASITFLLSKDSTNVNGQILASDGGWSAA
- a CDS encoding MFS transporter — protein: MTTPLGAPAADPPRLLRNRPYLLLMSGLTTEAFGAGIAAFAVPLLALAITGSVWQAGVVAAVGHVGGLLATLPAGVVADRVDRRRLLVGTATVAALAWGSAGVAALDGHLTAVHLAIVLLASSVAGAFVEPSVAGALRAVVPAAQLPTAYAATQGRDAAASLVAGPVGGVLYGIAHALPLLAGAVGHLVTAVCAALVREPLNGDTAAARRTHPVTALREGLAYVWSVPLFRLCLGLFALINVLLSGLLVAVTLSLAEEGVPAPRIGLLSAAVGAAMLAGAVLAPWLVARVRVGRLVPAALAMVAVAAAAMATTQSLPGYVAALVPGVLLVPAANAAMAGYAAAITPPELQGRFSSVMDLSVSAALPLAPLVGSGLLALLGIGPTLVVLAAVLGVTVVGTSCARPLRRVGRPDTWADDAVVVP